Part of the Nitrospinota bacterium genome, GACATTGCAAACCAAGCAGCTGCTGCTCAAGCTGCCGCACAAAGTAAGTCAGGAAACGGTAACCAACCACCAAATGGAAGAAGTTAGTTCCTGACGTATTGCCCGATGCGTCTAACTGTTGCACCTTTATAACTATAGGATTGCTAATATCTATTTGGAGGGTGATTGCAAAATAGCCTTTTTGAATCAATTCTTTTAGTAACTATGGAGAATAGTTAGTAAAAAATCAGGCAGCAGCCAACAAGTTGGCCAATATGGCGACTGAACTGCAAAAGCTTGTTGAACGATTTAAATATTGATCGATCCTTCCCAAAATAATCGGGATGAGAATTACAGGTTTCATAATATACCCCCTGTGAGATGGGTGTTTCATCCATCTCACAGGGTTTTTTTTTATTCAGTTTTTGCGCCCTTCACCCAGTTAAGTGTATCTTTAACCTTCCAAATTTTATAGACTGTATGTTATTGATTTTGTAGGAAAGGGACGCCTTGAATCGGGGATCTTTAATAGTTTTTGAGGGGATAGACGGGACAGGCAAAAGCACTCAGTGCGGTTTACTGGCAAAGTTTTTCGAGGATAAACAGGTTCCACATATTGTTTTAGCTGAGCCGACACGTGGCAAGTGGGGCATGAAGATTCGCAAACTTCTTAGCGAAGGAAGAAAAGGCATCAGTCCGCAAGAAGAATTGAGCTGGTTTATAAATGACCGGAAGGAAGATATACAAGTTAATATAATGCCAGCGCTGCAGGAAAATAAGGTGGTGCTTTTAGACCGTTATTATTTCTCGACGGCGGCGTATCAAGGTGCCTTAGGTCTGGATCCTGAACAGATTGTTCAGGATAATGAGAGTTTTGCTCCAATTCCTGACAGGGTTTTGATTTTCATCAATTCTCCCGAAAAATGTCTGGAGAGGATTGAATCATCACGAGACCAGAAAAGCGCGTTTGAAAAACTGGATTATTTGCAGAATGTTCAAAACATTTTTAAAAGCTTTCAAGGACCGAATATAAGCTTTATTAATTGTGA contains:
- the tmk gene encoding dTMP kinase, with product MNRGSLIVFEGIDGTGKSTQCGLLAKFFEDKQVPHIVLAEPTRGKWGMKIRKLLSEGRKGISPQEELSWFINDRKEDIQVNIMPALQENKVVLLDRYYFSTAAYQGALGLDPEQIVQDNESFAPIPDRVLIFINSPEKCLERIESSRDQKSAFEKLDYLQNVQNIFKSFQGPNISFINCEDSVAQVHERVLAEIEDLFDFNCR